From Zalophus californianus isolate mZalCal1 chromosome 16, mZalCal1.pri.v2, whole genome shotgun sequence, one genomic window encodes:
- the LOC113938955 gene encoding probable low-specificity L-threonine aldolase 2 isoform X1 has protein sequence MLRGLARAAARRPGALWTRGSGNRTGVPAHVVDLRSDTVTKPGPAMRRAMAEAVVGDDDYGEDPTVRELQEKAAKLLGVDRTLFVPTNTMANLISVMCHCQRRGSQLLLGQECHLHVYEQGGVAQIAGVHSHPLPDLPHGTLDLAELERVVTRGLGSPYHPVCELICLENTHSSSGGRVLPIDYLRQVRLLAQSYGVRVHLDGARLMNAAVALHMPPARIVEHCDSVSLCFSKGLGAPVGALVGGPKDFIEEAWRLRKALGGGMRQAGVLAAAALVGLADFEEVLPTDHKNAQRFAKGLQELASPICSVDLAAVETNMVMVRVHGPPPEELCRRLQAVSADEVAQTGRAVHVLLFPWTERSVRAVWHRDVSAQDTELVLKKWGFVLRQLGP, from the exons ATGCTCCGTGGACTGGCGCGGGCCGCGGCCCGGCGGCCCGGGGCCCTCTGGACTCGGGGGTCTGGGAACAGGACGGGGGTCCCGGCGCACGTGGTGGACCTGCGCAGCGACACGGTGACCAAGCCCGGGCCGGCCATGAGGCGCGCCATGGCCGAGGCGGTCGTGGGGGACGACGACTACGGCGAGGACCCCACCGTCCGCG AGCTGCAGGAAAAGGCCGCCAAGCTGCTGGGGGTAGACCGGACCTTGTTTGTGCCCACCAACACCATGGCCAACCTCATCTCTG TGATGTGTCACTGCCAGCGCAGGGGCTCCCAGCTCCTCCTCGGGCAGGAGTGCCACCTCCACGTCTACGAGCAGGGCGGGGTGGCTCAG ATCGCTGGGGTgcactcccaccccctcccagacCTGCCCCATGGCACCTTGGACCTGGCTGAGCTGGAGAGGGTGGTCACACGGGGCCTCGGGAGCCCCTACCACCCGGTGTGTGAGCTCATTTGCCTGGAGAACACCCACAGCAGCTCGGGGGGCCGGGTCCTCCCCATTGACTACCTACGCCAG GTGCGCCTCCTGGCGCAGAGCTACGGGGTCCGGGTCCACCTGGATGGGGCCCGGCTGATGAACGCTGCAGTAGCTCTGCACATGCCCCCCGCCCGCATCGTGGAGCACTGTgactctgtgtctctctgtttctccaaG ggCCTCGGTGCACCAGTGGGGGCCTTGGTCGGGGGGCCCAAGGACTTCATCGAAGAAGCCTGGCGCCTCCGGAAAGCCCTGGGCGGGGGGATGCGCCAGGCCGGGGTGCTGGCTGCCGCTGCCCTCGTAGGACTGGCGGACTTCGAGGAGGTGCTGCCGACGGACCACAAGAACGCTCAGAGATTCGCCAAAG GGCTCCAGGAGCTGGCGTCCCCCATCTGCTCCGTGGACCTCGCCGCCGTGGAGACGAACATGGTGATGGTGAGGGTGCACGGGCCACCGCCCGAGGAGCTCTGCCGGCGTCTGCAGGCCGTGAGCGCGGACGAGGTGGCCCAGACCGGCCGCGCGGTGCATGTGCTGCTGTTCCCCTGGACCGAGCGGTCGGTGCGCGCCGTGTGGCACCGCGACGTCTCCGCACAGGACACCGAGCTGGTGCTGAAGAAGTGGGGGTTCGTGCTGAGGCAGCTGGGGCCCTGA
- the LOC113938955 gene encoding probable low-specificity L-threonine aldolase 1 isoform X2: MLRGLARAAARRPGALWTRGSGNRTGVPAHVVDLRSDTVTKPGPAMRRAMAEAVVGDDDYGEDPTVRELQEKAAKLLGVDRTLFVPTNTMANLISVMCHCQRRGSQLLLGQECHLHVYEQGGVAQIAGVHSHPLPDLPHGTLDLAELERVVTRGLGSPYHPVCELICLENTHSSSGGRVLPIDYLRQGLGAPVGALVGGPKDFIEEAWRLRKALGGGMRQAGVLAAAALVGLADFEEVLPTDHKNAQRFAKGLQELASPICSVDLAAVETNMVMVRVHGPPPEELCRRLQAVSADEVAQTGRAVHVLLFPWTERSVRAVWHRDVSAQDTELVLKKWGFVLRQLGP; encoded by the exons ATGCTCCGTGGACTGGCGCGGGCCGCGGCCCGGCGGCCCGGGGCCCTCTGGACTCGGGGGTCTGGGAACAGGACGGGGGTCCCGGCGCACGTGGTGGACCTGCGCAGCGACACGGTGACCAAGCCCGGGCCGGCCATGAGGCGCGCCATGGCCGAGGCGGTCGTGGGGGACGACGACTACGGCGAGGACCCCACCGTCCGCG AGCTGCAGGAAAAGGCCGCCAAGCTGCTGGGGGTAGACCGGACCTTGTTTGTGCCCACCAACACCATGGCCAACCTCATCTCTG TGATGTGTCACTGCCAGCGCAGGGGCTCCCAGCTCCTCCTCGGGCAGGAGTGCCACCTCCACGTCTACGAGCAGGGCGGGGTGGCTCAG ATCGCTGGGGTgcactcccaccccctcccagacCTGCCCCATGGCACCTTGGACCTGGCTGAGCTGGAGAGGGTGGTCACACGGGGCCTCGGGAGCCCCTACCACCCGGTGTGTGAGCTCATTTGCCTGGAGAACACCCACAGCAGCTCGGGGGGCCGGGTCCTCCCCATTGACTACCTACGCCAG ggCCTCGGTGCACCAGTGGGGGCCTTGGTCGGGGGGCCCAAGGACTTCATCGAAGAAGCCTGGCGCCTCCGGAAAGCCCTGGGCGGGGGGATGCGCCAGGCCGGGGTGCTGGCTGCCGCTGCCCTCGTAGGACTGGCGGACTTCGAGGAGGTGCTGCCGACGGACCACAAGAACGCTCAGAGATTCGCCAAAG GGCTCCAGGAGCTGGCGTCCCCCATCTGCTCCGTGGACCTCGCCGCCGTGGAGACGAACATGGTGATGGTGAGGGTGCACGGGCCACCGCCCGAGGAGCTCTGCCGGCGTCTGCAGGCCGTGAGCGCGGACGAGGTGGCCCAGACCGGCCGCGCGGTGCATGTGCTGCTGTTCCCCTGGACCGAGCGGTCGGTGCGCGCCGTGTGGCACCGCGACGTCTCCGCACAGGACACCGAGCTGGTGCTGAAGAAGTGGGGGTTCGTGCTGAGGCAGCTGGGGCCCTGA
- the TMEM235 gene encoding LOW QUALITY PROTEIN: transmembrane protein 235 (The sequence of the model RefSeq protein was modified relative to this genomic sequence to represent the inferred CDS: deleted 2 bases in 1 codon) produces MAWLGALLSFALLVAAVARDFWYVLGVADAGNSTGRAARLSSHSGRLWRVCEGQNSYIPVIDPFASPCLDAEPPLLAALHRAVMVVLPLSLVLVACGWICDLFSSLAQSVLLLFFTGCYFLLGGALTLVGVSIYIHCSHLAFAETGRQWPQHMRDIRVCSGWALALAWGSCASEALCGLLLLTARLNPQAEPAAGGPPLCGLSPCPGASAASPGLVLQDADPPICSPLGNVCDSRGLVGALN; encoded by the exons ATGGCCTGGCTGGGCGCGCTGCTCAGCTTTGCGCTGCTGGTGGCCGCAGTGGCCCGCGACTTCTGGTACGTCCTGGGGGTGGCGGACGCTGGCAACAGCACGGGGCGCGCCGCGCGGCTGTCCTCGCACTCCGGG CGACTCTGGCGCGTCTGCGAAG GGCAAAACAGCTACATCCCCGTGATCGACCCCTTTGCCA GTCCCTGCCTGGACGCTGAGCCCCCTCTCCTGGCAGCCCTGCACCGAGCTGTCATGGTGGTCCTGCCCCTGAGCCTCGTCCTTGTCGCGTGTGGCTGGATCTGTGACCTCTTCAGTTCCCTGGCACAGAGCGTCCTGCTGCTGTTTTTCACCGGCTGCTACTTCTTGCTGGGGG gtgccctgaccctGGTGGGGGTCAGCATCTACATCCACTGCTCACACCTGGCCTTCGCCGAGACCGGCCGCCAGTGGCCCCAGCACATGCGGGACATCCGTGTCTGCTCCGGCTGGGCTCTAGCCCTGGCCTGGGGCTCCTGCGCCTCAGAGGCTCTCTGTGGCCTCCTCCTGCTCACAGCACGCCTGAACCCGCAGGCTGAGCCGGCAGCAGGGGGCCCCCCACTCTGTG GCCTCAGTCCTTGTCCTGGCGCatctgctgcttctcctgggcTGGTGCTCCAGGACGCCGACCCTCCCATCTGCAGCCCCCTGGGGAATGTCTGTGATTCCAGGGGCCTGGTGGGTGCCCTGAACTAG